The Podarcis muralis chromosome 10, rPodMur119.hap1.1, whole genome shotgun sequence genome includes a region encoding these proteins:
- the IL15RA gene encoding interleukin-15 receptor subunit alpha isoform X1 gives MAPRRLLLLLVAWLLGAWGPLPTPAAARRGPTAPQKAPVNCSEPPQVQNAEVSKGSGDGNKLRYSCVKNYKRKAGTSSLAVCRENDTTKEFQWEVRLSCIRDPSLPATTTEDPRREAETSTTETPQAAGVNTSVASAAAPYGSETPSPSASITALLGTAKPTRPGRATETTSAPEVGRHTPGTVSESSAKCESTTAKASQPTTSKHLSAGNRTTAVTPGRVSRVTPEPSVPVPPIERRTGLSPAAEVVHLIVAASALTILSTSSFVSCSSQVNILIFLCLSHIYVCYLSPGLFGCIQTTVVPGFSNLTRSRIPFQNQSVPKPRRVFP, from the exons ATGGCCCCGCGcaggctgctgctcctgctggtgGCGTGGCTGCTGGGCGCTTGGGGGCCGCTCCCGACTCCCGCCGCTGCAAGACGTGGCCCCACCGCGCCCCAGAAAG CCCCAGTTAACTGCAGTGAGCCCCCTCAGGTACAAAATGCAGAGGTTTCTAAAGGGAGCGGCGACGGCAACAAACTGCGGTACTCGTGCGTCAAGAATTACAAGAGGAAAGCGGGAACGTCCAGCCTGGCCGTGTGCAGGGAGAACGACACAACGAAAGAGTTTCAATGGGAGGTGCGCCTGAGCTGCATCC GAGATCCTTCCCTTCCTGCCACCACAACAGAAGATCCCAGAAGAG AGGCAGAGACTTCCACCACAGAGACTCCGCAGGCTGCTGGTGTTAACACTTCGGTGGCCTCCGCCGCAGCCCCATATGGCAGCGAGACCCCCTCGCCATCAGCCTCGATCACCGCACTGCTCGGGACTGCTAAACCAACTAGGCCTGGCAGGGCGACGGAAACCACCAGCGCCCCAGAGGTTGGCAGACACACTCCTGGCACGGTCAGTGAAAGCTCGGCGAAATGCGAAAGCACCACCGCGAAAGCCTCACAGCCCACGACTAGCAAGCACCTCTCAGCAGGAAACAGAACGACAGCTGTGACCCCCGGGAGAGTCTCCAGGGTCACCCCAGAGCCAAGCGTCCCGGTGCCTCCGATCGAGAGACGAACAGGTTTGTCACCGGCAGCTGAAGTAGTTCATCTCATTGTTGCAGCCTCTGCATTAACCATCCTTTCCACGTCCTCCTTCGTTTCATGTTCTTCCCAAGTTAATATACTAATATTCTTGTGTTTATCCCATATCTATGTCTGCTATCTGTCTCCCGGACTCTTTGGGTGCatccagactacagtggtacctgggttctcaaacttaacccgttccagaattccattccaaaaccaaagcgttccaaaaccaaggcgcgtgttcccatag